A genomic window from Salvia miltiorrhiza cultivar Shanhuang (shh) chromosome 5, IMPLAD_Smil_shh, whole genome shotgun sequence includes:
- the LOC131025975 gene encoding uncharacterized protein LOC131025975: MDHSETSQTKEDGVIHFQKEDQDGYTSHSLIPQQKVVEKLMDKIKYKTMDIQTFQGFSREILDQVLQSLSPFKRKHHVFFGTTSRELELPIEMTNNQVEIQLIPAEDVQRDLSKMKLEVAKAMKWIHIGAIQLVIKSSLSPGTNTPIDIAICDKRITNSKDAVLGAFSGNLYAKKIVPTDRL; the protein is encoded by the coding sequence ATGGATCAttcggagacgagtcagactaaggAGGACGGGGTTATCCACTTCCAAAAGGAAGATCAAGATGGATATACCAGCCATTCTCTGATCCCGCAGCAGAAGGTGGTGGAAAAACTCATGGATAAAATCAAGTACAAAACCATGGATATACAAACGTTCCAAGGGTTTTCAAGAGAAATATTGGATCAAGTTCTACAaagcttgagtccattcaaaaggaagcatcatgtcttctTCGGCACAACGAGTCGGGAGTTGGAGCTTCCAATAGAAATGACAAACAACCAAGTAGAGATCCAATTAATTCCAGCCGAAGATGTACAGAGGGATCTCTCAAAAATGAAGCTAGAAGTCGCTAAggcgatgaaatggattcatattggagcaatccaGTTGGTGATCAAGTCCTCACTTTCACCAGGGACAAATACACCAATTGATATTGCAATTTGTGACAAGAGAATTACGAATTCGAAAGATGCAGTGCTAGGAGCTTTCTCAGGCAATCTCTACGCCAAGAAGATTGtacccacagatcgcttataa